The genomic stretch ACTAATAATGATTTTTTAAGAAGATTTAGATATGCTCTTAATATTAAAGATAATACTATGATTCAAATTTTTAAGAAAGGAAATATAACTCTTACAAGAGAAGATGTAATTGATTATTTAAAAAAAGATATTGATGAAGGTTTTAAAAAATTAACTAATAATGATTTAATTGCTTTTTTAGATGGGTTAATTATACAAAAAAGAGGAAAAAGAGAAGATGGAACACCTGCTCCACAAATAAAAGTTACAAAAAATAATCTAAATAATATTATATTGAGAAAATTAAGAATAGCTCTATCTTTTAAAAGGTATGATATGATTAATGTTTTTAAACTTGGTGGAATAGAGATTTCTGAAAGTGAGTTAAGTGCATTATTTAGAAGTGAAGACCACAAAAATTACAAGGAATGTGGAGATAAATATGTGAGAGTCTTTTTAAAAGGCTTAACAGAATATTATAGAAATTAGAATTAAGGAATGGTTATGGATATAAATGATAGATTTTCAAAGGAAAGTTTGCAAATAATTAAGAAATATTTAGAAGAAAACAATAATAAGTCAATGATTTTTAAAGCAACTTTTGATGATAATGAACTTGTCCAAGAGCCATTTTTTTTATCACTATATAAAAAGAAAAATTTTGAAGAAACTTTAACAAAAATTGGGAAAAATGAACTTGTTATTAGGACAACAAAACCCAATCAACTACATCCTAGTGATATGGAATTAGAGCTGTCAGAAGAATTATATAATAGAAGAAATATAGCTTATTGTCTTTTAAGCTCTGATTTAGATGATTGCTATTTTGTACAAGATATAGATAGAACTTTTTTAGAAGAAGTAAATATAGAAAATTACTTTGCAAAGGAGGGTATTTTAGTAAAAGAAATAAAAGGTTTTGAGTATAGACAAGAACAAGAAGAAATGGCAAATTCTATTCAAGATGCAATAAATCAAAATACAAAAATTATAATTGAAG from Fusobacterium hwasookii encodes the following:
- a CDS encoding DUF1456 family protein → MTNNDFLRRFRYALNIKDNTMIQIFKKGNITLTREDVIDYLKKDIDEGFKKLTNNDLIAFLDGLIIQKRGKREDGTPAPQIKVTKNNLNNIILRKLRIALSFKRYDMINVFKLGGIEISESELSALFRSEDHKNYKECGDKYVRVFLKGLTEYYRN